The genomic interval gtggataaggtagtcaagaaagcatacggcatgcttgccttcatcggccgaggcatagagtataaaaattggcaaatcatgttgcagctgtacagaaccttagttaggccacacttggaatattgcgtgaaattctggtcgccacactaccagaaggacgtggaggctatggagagggtaaagaggaggtttaccaggatgttgcctggtctggagggcattagctatgaggagaggttggaaaaactcggattgtttacaccggaacgacggagatggaggggcgacatgatagaggtttacaaagttatgagcggcatggacagagtggattgtcagaagctttctccgagggtggaagagtcagttactaggggacataggtttaaggtgcgaggggcaatgtttagaggggatgtgcgaggcaatttctttacacagagggtggtgagtgcctggaacttgcggccgggggaggtggtagaagcagatacgatagcgacgttgaagagacaccttgacaaatacatgaatcggaagggaatagagggatatgggcccctgaagtgcagaaggtgttagtttaggcaggcatcaagatcggcgcaggcttggagggccgaatggcctgttcctgtgctgtactgttctttgttctttatattcacatccgtgtcttctgtcaggagtatgcaacGGGATCGACCAATAGGCAGGAAGCCGAGATTGGATGCTCGACCTGGAGTCCCATCTCAGACAGGccatcgtggacccggccctgtggcatactatttacatcctcaaaaaattctaataaatgtgCCAAACTGGATCTCCCGTTAGTAAAAGCAAGCTGACTTGTTCTCAACATTCTTTGTTTTTCCAAATGAAATGTTAATATTTGTTTaagaatagtttccagcatcttcccaatgactgatgtttggctaactggcatgtggttccctgttttctctgtacTTCTTTTCTTAACACGCGTTataacatttgccaatttccaatatGACGGATCCAGTCCTGAGTCTAAGGGATTCTGGAAAACCATAGACAAGACATCTACTATTTCTTTAGAACTGTAGTGTGTAGGGCATCCGgtcttggggacttgtcagattttgtcccccaggtttctccaatactttttctcagcagctatcaatttccttaatttcctcaccctCTTTTGTCCCTCGGTTAAGGTCGATTTATGGTATGGAACTTGAGTCTTCTCCTGTGAGGGCAAACACAACATCTTTGCCCACATATTGGGTCACAGGGCAAGAAGCAACATTCACTAAAATCAGGAAACTAGTGATGGGAATGCCACTGTTGAAATACTATGATGTAGGTGATGAATTAACCCTGCATTCTGATACCAGCGAGATAGGACTTGGGGCAAACTTAACGCTGTCAGAACAattggttgcatttgcatccagggcataAACGAAGAAGGAACGACGCTGTGCTCAGATCGAGAAGCACTgcttggccattgtctttgcttgtgaaaaaTTTATCAATACCTACTTTGAAGAGATACAGTAACAGTCGAttttgaccacaagccacttcaacgtGTTTTCCTTAAgccactactatctgctccaaagcatcttCAAAGTATGTTAttcggttacagagatatcatctggacgtgAAATACAAGCAAGGGAAGCAAATGCACATCACTGACATGCTGCCGAGAGCAGCACTCccaatgaagaaagtagaggatgctacaacagagtgtgaaatcttccagatccaacgtgaagcttCAGCGTTACATGCTCTGCaagagcagagacattgaatctggttGACAAGCTCCTTACTCAAATCAAATGAACAACCCAACAAGATGCAGCTGTCCATGCTTTGAAAGAAGTAGTGAGGAAAAGATGGCCTGAAAGGATCAAAGACACTCCTGTGGTTACAACAGCTTATTGGGCAGACAGAGAGATGACTTGACAGGCTAAGATGGCATCTTTTACAAAGGAAATAAATTCATTATTCCTCAGGAGTTGAGAGGAGAGCAgctaaagcgcatccatgcaaaCCAGCAAGGAATTTTGTCAAGTGTGAGGAAGGCAATAGAAGTGCTCGACTGGTCAAACAtgagaaatgaaaacaagaaacacATCAGCCTGTGCAGTGCATGTAAcgtgtaccaagctaagcaagccaaAGAACCGCTGATGACACATGTCATCCCAGACGGACTATGGGTGTAGATGGGAGTAGGCCTCTTTACTCCCACAGGTACTGAATATATTGTCACCATTGacaactattctgactactgggaggataAACCAGCTGACTTCAAAGACTGTCGGTGAGATTGTTGACTGCCTGAAAGCAGACTTCAGTTGCTCTGgcgttccagacattgtgatgaatgACAATGGCTCTCAGTTCACGAGTGAATAATTCCactgcttcataaaggattggaaaATTCAACACCATATATCATCCCTTCACTATCCCCCATCAAATGAAGAGGCTGAGGCAACCATGAAAATCGCCAAAGAAATCATAAGGAAAGCGAGCAAACCCGGCATAGATGTTTACCAGCCAATActtgagtggagaaacacacctactgaaggcatggaaagtagtccggtaCAAAGATCATGCTGCAGCCAAACTACGCTTCCAATAGCAAACATACGACAGAAGCCAGAAGTATTAACAGGAGTGACTGACAAATTAAGTTTATGGTTATTGGGGCTGAGAGAGGGGCTAAATAAATGCATTTTTGTTTTAATAACTGCACCTTTAGAACTTGAAATGAGACAGCAGGGCTCAAAGCCCATTAAAAATAACGTCAGCTCCTGCACACAAGCTGCTgataccattgccagggatggacagccggcCCCCTCCACGTTGTCGGGCTGTGGGGTGGGGGCAACccgtcccagctatttaaatgaaccatcGGAATTAGGATCATGGCGGCTCAGCGATGCGCCGCCTGGTTTTGCCCGCCGCCGGTTTTGGCAGCAGGAATATGCAATTCAGCCCTCTGCGAGCGATGCATGTGCAGAGTGTCACGGGAATAAGGATCTGTTAATGCATTGGAGCGGTTGTGTGCGTAATGGGTGaagtgggcaactcacagtgtaaataatAATTTGTGCAATTCACTGTTGTTATTTCTGTATGAAAACTggactgtttgggatagaaatgcaatattgtACTACTGTGCCTCctggtcatgtgacctctaccataatGCTGACACTGCAGGCAGCATCACAAGTGCAGTTCAGCAAGGACACACTGCAAGCAAGAACGTTGTCCTGTGAGTtcacaagagattagaaagtattatAAAGCAGTTAAAAGGATTATCAAGTCTTACTGTTCATTTTAAAGTGCTATAAAGGATAATAACTGATTATAAGGCTCATAAAGGGATATAAAGATTGAAAAGAGATATAACGTGCCTTGTAGGATTTGGAAGTATTATAACCGGTTATAATGTGTTATGAAGGTTTTTAAGGATCATGAAGGTTTATAAAGAATTGCAAAGCATTATAGAGGGTTATAAAGTATCATAAATAATTATAATGAATTGGAAACCATTATAAAGAAGTAGAAAGGATTATTAAGCATTATGAAGAATTATAGAGACTTATAGATTATTATAAATGTTCGAAATATTAGGAAGTTTTATGAAGGTTTATGAAAGATTATAAAACATTATACAGGGTTATAAAATATTGCTAAGAACTATAAAGGGTTCCAAATAATTATAGATGATTTGGAAGAGTTATAATGTATTACAAATGATCTAAAACCATTTAATGTGTGAAAAGGATTATTAAGGATCATACAGGGTTCAACAGGGTCACACATTATTTTGAAATATTCAGGCTGAAGCTTCACACCATTTTTCTCTTCCGGTACTTGTTGCCCTGGTTGCCACAGAGAGCGCCGGAGAGCGGGGCCACTGGTGATGCTTTCCTCTCGAGCCCTCTATCTTCCAATCGGCGAAGCAGTGAGCGGGGCCGGTGGACGTCAGGCACTGCAACCTGTCATTGCAGCGTCACCTTTGGAACAGCCAACTCCTTGCTTCAAGGCGACAGGCCTTGTCCACACTGCCCATCACCATGTGGATCAGGCCTGAACTCCCCACTCCTGGCCATCACCATGAGGAACAGGCCACGCCCCGTCAGCCCCTCCCCATGTAAATTAGGCCCCGCCCCaggtgtggaaggttatcggggttaggcagaaatgtggagtaatcagttcagtcatgaacctattgaatggaggagcaggctcgaagggtggaGTCACCTACTCCTTCTCCGAATTCGTATGTCCGGATGTTTGCATGTCTGTATGCCCCAACTCTCACGTCAAAATATGGAACAGTCCTCGCCACCACTCTACGTGACCGTGGTGATCAGGTCTGGCCTCGCCCTGTCACCATCCATACAGGCCCAGCTCCCACTCCAAAACAATAGCAACAGGCAACGCCCCCGCTCTGTCAACATAGTGACAGACCTCAACCCCATTTAGCCCTCGCCCAACTCCCCCGTCAACATAGCGACAGGCTCAGACCCTGCTGTGCCACCAGAGCGacagatcccgcccccaagagcgtTGGGATGGGTCAATGATTCAATCCCTCACatcattgaattaatttaacaattcgagtaaatggatatttcagcacattcttcacctgctcccgAAACTGAGTCTGGGTAacagcataaatcgcagtgtttgtgcagcaacccaGGAGCTGCAGCATAAAGCCCGCTTCCCGCACAAGACCAGGGACAGACCGATACCCCAACCAAAACATCCGGTTCCACAGCCAATACACCATCAACGTtgtccataacaggatgaaattggctgagataactaacagtaaaatgatggatttccttcggctctccatctctgggtctctgtgaTTCTCCCCATTGCTCtgaacccggagtctcctgcgacctctgttgctcactaaaatgtgcctgacggtcattgcattgagcaacagaatcacCACAAAGGGAACAAGCACCGTTAGACTATGATTGAGGAACTCGATTGCTCCCCAGAACCACTTGGTCAGACCAGCCATTGTTATGTAACAAAACGTAGATTGGTTGAACAGCTGATAGCGAGTTGTTAACATAAAAAACCAAAAGATGTTCTTCAGACAGCTCAgcgcagtcactgttcccagaaccacaaccgccgttttctcggtgcaatatttacttttcagcttctggcaacaaatggccacaaatcgatcaaaggtgaaagtgacagtgaaccagacagaacagtctgtggctgcgtaaagtagAACAGCATGGATATTACATATGGGGACGGACAACAGGAACAGAAATTGTGCCCGATAacgaatgggaatgtgcctcaatatcaggtcaaggataatgaccagtagatccgccactgccatggccaccaggtagcgagtgacacatttggagaggccacactttcttcgacacaggatcccaatcgtcagcaagttagctgtgaggaagggaaataaacagggaaGTCAGACATCAGGCTTGGAGCAAAGTTACAAGGACTCAACTTAACTGGGTGTGGGGCTCCAGCAATACATCTGGTCCCAGACTcagtgtagtaccagcagtggctccGCCTCCCTGACTGGCCCGCTGACCCCCAAAACTTACCTTGTGTCCAGGACTCCAGTGATGgccctggttccagggatggagtacTTCCAGGAGAGGCTCCACTCCCAGGTACGCCTGGGACCATATGCATTGCTGGAGCCCCACACCCCTGTTactttgaggacttattgagaatgACAAATATGTTGCTGTATTCAGTGATGCAGTGAAATAATTAGACCTGAAAGAACAAACAGGAAGATCTGTGATATGGTAGAAGCCAGGAGAGTTTAAATGTCAAAAGTCTGATTGTGAAATTGTTAAGGTCAATGCTGATCATAATGCCCCCAACTCCTTTAAATCTGTTCAAACTTTCATCTCTCACATTTCAGACCAAGGGTCAGTGGGCTGAAACACTGGGCAGAATATTGATGAGTTCAATGCCAGCATTGCTAGTCTCAATCTTCTtggtggcagtgaggctccatggcCGATCCAAACCCCACTCAGCGGTGGGTcccaactttaaatattgcaaTAAAGGATATGAATAAATGAATGTTCCTTTCACTGCGAACTTGCCAACTGTCTGTGACCTTGCGCGTGGCGGCTGGCACTGATACGCCTTctgtttcccgtccagggaaagctggcaccatcgAGGTAGTGAGGGGGCAATTTAGTATTTTTATTATAGTGCGGGGGCGGGTTGGGGGGTGGCGAGTTAACTCTACATGTGTATTGTGGGGAGGGGAATGTGTGACCTCTGCACGTTGTGCAGCTGTAGGGGAGGTCACATATTAAATGTACGGTTTTTTTTGGTGGGGTAATGGGAAAGCCATTTATTTTGTTTATCTTGGTGATGGGGTGGTTCATGGGCATCAGCCAGCCTGTTTTATATCAGATTGGCATGGCAACAATACAGCTAAAACCACCAAATGCTGACATACaacgaaaaataaagtaaaaatgttCTCTTAAACTACAAGCCTTACAATGTCCGAAGCAAACGGCATTTTGttttaatttgaaaaaaaaatgtggGGAACTGATTGTTATTATCAGGTTTCGAAAACAATATATACAATAATGAGAAATAAGGACTATCTCCTCACTCCTCCCTCAATTGGAAGCCAAATATAAAGATTAAAAAAATAGTAAACCCTGGAATTACTCAACAGCTCAGgaagcatctgtgtggagagaagcagagtgaacgtttcaggtctgtgacctttcatgagggTCATTGAGGCAGTGGAGGCCACCCCCAGTACTACACCAGCACTGGGTTCAGGCCCATTCTTGGATACCCTGAACACCAGATAAGATTTTTCTAGTCACTGGGGCCTGCTTGGGAGTGGAGCCTCTCCCGGAAGAACTTCATTCCTGGAACCAGGGCCATCACTGGAGTCCTAGACCCAAGGTAAGTTTGGGGGATCACGGGGCCATTCAGGGAGGAGGAGCCACTGTTGGTACTACACCAAGTCTGGGACCAGATGCATTGCTGGAGCCCCACATCCCAGTTAAATGTGGCAGGTTCGCTGGGGCCTGCCACAGAGCACGGGTTAATGCCGATACTAACTAGGCCTGTAAGCATTGCAGGAGCTCCAGATTCCAGGTAAGTGTGGGGTGGTGTCCTCTGGGATCTGTGAGGGACTAGAAGGGCACTGATGGTAATAAACCAGTCCTTGGGCACGGACCATTACAGGAGGTTGGAGCCCAATTAAATGTGTTTGGGTATGAATGATCAGTCAGCGTCTGGGGACCATTGTCAGTACCTCAGTTGTCCGGGTACCAGGGCCACAACTAGAGACTCATAGCCAAAGTAAGTATAGCAGCttcgcctgggccaataaggaagcGGGGGGCACTGCTGCTATCGCACGAGGCCTGGGAGCAGGAGCAGCTTTAGAGTCCCAGACCCCATGTAGGTGTTGCAGGGTCACCGGTGGCAGTCCAGTAGTTCCCAGCAGATGGACGAGGCTGCGTGTTGAGTGCAGGATGTTTACCAGAGGTGCTGCCTTTGCTGCTGAGGGGGCACAGATTACCCGTGGAGGAGGCCCCAAGCCTGCAAGAGACGACCTTGTTTCACTGGATGGCCTGCACAAGTGGCGGGGCTCCCACTAACTGCTCGTGTAATTCCACCTAAAGGGGGCTCTCTTCACTTTGGGGAGGAAGGTCGCATTAGGCACAATGCGATTGGGTCCCTTCGCCTCTGATCCTGTATCCCAGAAGATGTTagggtactgtattcgctgctcacaatgtggtctcctctgcattggagaGAGCAAACACAGATTGGGCAACTACTTTGCGGAGCACCTCTACTCAGTCCGAAAtcacgaccccgagcttcctgttgattgccatttcaacacaccacctccctgctctcatgctcacatctgtgccctgggattgctgaagtgttccagtgaacatcaacacaacctgaaggaacagcacctcattgactgattaggcacacgacagcatgCCAGACTGAACGTTcagttcaatactttcagagcatgcATAGAACCCTTTCTATTTTAgtattactttgatttttttttatttcattttattttagtttgttccatcATTACAATATTTtattgccatgtgcctgcccactttttttcccTCATATTCTTGCATGTggctagagctttcattattctgccatttaacaccctctctgtactaacgctttgtctttcaccacaccattaacacactctttgtattTGCTTTTGCCCAATGACTTCcatgttagttattctctgtgaccctttgtGCGATCAATACCTTctgatttgttctcttttgccccacctccacttgatttgcttaaaacctattacattagggcgggacagtggcgcagtggttagcaccgcagcctcacagctccagcgacacgggttcaattctgggtactgcctgtgtggagtttgcaaatcagcatgggttttcgccgagtgctccggtttccttccaccaacaaaagacttgataggtaaattggccattataaattgcccttagtataggtaggtggtcggagaatgtagggacaggtgaggatgtggtagaaatatgggatcagtgtaggattagtataaatgggtggttaatggtcggcacagactcggtgctgtatctctaaataaataaataaacttctaacctttgccagttctgatgaaaagtcactaacctgaaacattaactttgctgctcattccatagatgctgccagacctaatgaGTGTTCCCAGCACTTCTTGGTTTTATGATGAAGGGATGTCGTCAGAGGCAATCTGGACGGCCCCAGTGAGGGCAATTGGAGATTGGTCGTGAAGCCCAGGGGGGAGGGATTCCTGGGAGTTTCATTGTTTCCTGGACAGGGCACTCCATTggccatagattgcccacagaggagggagccCAAGCCCACCGAAAGGGCGCCCCATTATACAAGGCATCCTCCTCAAATCGCATAGGTACCCCtgctgctgg from Heterodontus francisci isolate sHetFra1 chromosome 49, sHetFra1.hap1, whole genome shotgun sequence carries:
- the LOC137358313 gene encoding probable G-protein coupled receptor 139, which translates into the protein MDWNVTTMDQNLRAINWNVTKTGQNLRTIDWEVVTMGKGLSSSFQALIADYDWITVAWRIYCGLYVIQYFYYPILAILGVPANLLTIGILCRRKCGLSKCVTRYLVAMAVADLLVIILDLILRHIPIRYRAQFLFLLSVPICNIHAVLLYAATDCSVWFTVTFTFDRFVAICCQKLKSKYCTEKTAVVVLGTVTALSCLKNIFWFFMLTTRYQLFNQSTFCYITMAGLTKWFWGAIEFLNHSLTVLVPFVVILLLNAMTVRHILVSNRGRRRLRVQSNGENHRDPEMESRRKSIILLLVISANFILLWTTLMVYWLWNRMFWLGYRSVPGLVREAGFMLQLLGCCTNTAIYAVTQTQFREQVKNVLKYPFTRIVKLIQ